The following coding sequences are from one Pelagovum sp. HNIBRBA483 window:
- a CDS encoding DUF4174 domain-containing protein: MRPNLFTATLLAWLASGTLVAADNALETWLQEPATIFEGDEVSPGDLIWQARPLIVFADSPFDPQFRTQMEFIEERIEVLVERDVIIITDTDRANPSEWRDNLRPRGFGLVVLDKDGRVILRKPAPWHMREVSRSIDKSTIRQQELLEQR; encoded by the coding sequence ATGAGACCGAACTTATTCACAGCAACACTCTTGGCATGGCTTGCGTCAGGCACGCTGGTTGCGGCCGACAACGCGCTCGAAACATGGCTGCAAGAGCCTGCAACGATCTTTGAAGGGGACGAAGTATCTCCTGGCGATTTGATCTGGCAGGCTCGGCCTTTAATCGTTTTTGCTGATAGCCCATTTGATCCGCAATTTCGCACCCAAATGGAATTCATCGAAGAACGGATCGAGGTTCTCGTCGAGCGGGATGTTATCATCATCACAGACACGGACCGCGCGAACCCGTCAGAATGGCGCGATAACCTGCGCCCGCGGGGCTTCGGTCTTGTCGTGCTTGACAAGGACGGCAGGGTCATTCTGCGCAAGCCAGCGCCTTGGCATATGCGCGAGGTATCCCGCTCAATTGATAAATCCACAATCCGCCAGCAAGAGTTACTCGAGCAACGGTAG
- the scpA gene encoding methylmalonyl-CoA mutase has product MSRDDTWRNLAAKELRGKSLDELHWDTLEGIRVKPLYTQDDLAEVTHIGSVPGEEPFVRGVKATMYAGRPWTIRQYAGFSTAEESNAFYRKALAAGQQGVSVAFDLATHRGYDSDHPRVIGDVGKAGVAIDSVEDMKILFDGIPLDQISVSMTMNGAVIPILANFIVAGEEQGHDKSLLSGTIQNDILKEFMVRNTYVYPPEPSMRIIADIIEYTSAEMPKFNSISISGYHMQEAGANLVQELAYTLADGREYVRAAIERGLDVDRFAGRLSFFFAIGMNFFMEASKLRAARLLWHRIMSEFEPKNPKSLMLRTHCQTSGVSLQEQDPYNNVVRTAYEAMAAALGGTQSLHTNALDEAMALPTEFSARIARNTQLILQEETGITNVVDPLAGSYYVETLTQQLADEAWKLIEEVEELGGMTKAVASGMPKLRIEESAARRQAMIDRGEEVIVGVNKYRLDKEDPIDILDIDNAKVRDGQIGRLQRVRAERNEATCQGALAELSKRAKDGGNLLEAAVDAARHRASVGEISMAMEKEFGRHRAEVKTLSGVYGAAYEGDEGFAEIQRNVEAFATEEGRRPRMLVVKMGQDGHDRGAKVIATAFADIGFDVDVGPLFQTPEEAAQDAVDNDVHVIGISSQAAGHKTLAPKLVEALQAAGAGDIIVVCGGVIPQQDYDYLFQRGVKAIFGPGTNIPKAAADILRLIREARD; this is encoded by the coding sequence ATGAGCCGCGATGACACCTGGAGAAACCTTGCCGCAAAAGAACTGCGTGGTAAGTCTTTGGATGAACTGCATTGGGACACGCTGGAGGGTATCAGGGTTAAACCGCTTTATACTCAGGATGATCTGGCGGAGGTGACGCATATCGGCTCCGTGCCGGGGGAGGAGCCATTCGTACGCGGTGTGAAGGCGACAATGTACGCTGGTCGTCCCTGGACCATTCGCCAGTATGCGGGGTTTTCCACTGCCGAAGAGTCCAACGCTTTTTACCGCAAAGCCCTCGCCGCCGGTCAGCAGGGTGTATCCGTTGCCTTCGACCTTGCGACCCATCGTGGGTATGACAGTGACCATCCGCGTGTAATCGGCGATGTGGGCAAGGCTGGGGTCGCAATAGATAGCGTCGAGGACATGAAAATCCTGTTCGACGGTATTCCGCTTGATCAGATTTCTGTCTCAATGACAATGAACGGTGCCGTGATCCCGATTCTGGCCAACTTTATCGTTGCAGGCGAGGAGCAAGGTCACGACAAATCGCTGCTTTCAGGCACGATCCAGAACGATATTCTCAAAGAATTCATGGTGCGGAACACTTATGTATATCCGCCCGAGCCTTCGATGCGGATCATTGCGGATATTATTGAATATACATCCGCTGAGATGCCGAAATTCAATTCGATCTCTATCTCTGGCTATCATATGCAGGAGGCTGGCGCGAACCTTGTTCAGGAACTTGCCTACACCCTCGCAGATGGTAGGGAATATGTCCGCGCTGCGATTGAGCGCGGACTTGATGTGGATAGGTTTGCAGGGCGGCTGTCGTTCTTCTTTGCTATCGGCATGAACTTCTTTATGGAAGCCTCCAAACTGCGCGCAGCGCGGCTTCTTTGGCATCGCATCATGTCTGAGTTTGAGCCGAAGAACCCCAAATCCCTGATGCTGCGGACCCATTGCCAAACATCCGGCGTCTCTCTTCAAGAGCAGGATCCGTACAACAACGTTGTGCGCACGGCTTATGAGGCGATGGCCGCAGCCCTTGGGGGTACGCAATCGCTACACACGAATGCACTCGACGAGGCAATGGCCCTTCCTACGGAATTTTCGGCGCGCATTGCTCGGAACACGCAGCTCATCTTGCAGGAAGAGACAGGGATCACGAATGTCGTAGATCCATTGGCCGGATCCTACTACGTCGAAACCCTTACTCAGCAATTGGCAGACGAAGCTTGGAAGTTGATTGAGGAAGTCGAAGAGCTTGGCGGAATGACCAAAGCTGTGGCTTCTGGTATGCCCAAACTGCGTATTGAGGAAAGTGCCGCGCGGCGTCAGGCCATGATTGATCGCGGGGAAGAAGTTATCGTTGGGGTCAATAAGTACCGATTGGATAAAGAGGATCCGATCGACATTCTGGATATCGACAACGCAAAGGTGCGCGACGGACAGATCGGGCGATTGCAGCGTGTTCGTGCGGAACGGAACGAGGCTACATGTCAGGGGGCGCTCGCAGAGCTGTCCAAGCGCGCGAAGGACGGTGGAAACCTGCTTGAAGCGGCTGTCGATGCGGCGCGTCACAGAGCGAGCGTTGGAGAAATCAGTATGGCAATGGAAAAAGAGTTCGGCCGTCATCGGGCGGAGGTGAAGACCCTCTCGGGTGTTTATGGCGCCGCCTACGAAGGTGATGAAGGATTTGCTGAAATTCAGCGTAATGTTGAAGCCTTTGCCACAGAGGAGGGCCGTCGACCGCGCATGTTGGTTGTGAAAATGGGGCAAGACGGCCATGACAGGGGCGCGAAGGTGATCGCAACCGCGTTCGCTGACATCGGCTTTGATGTTGATGTCGGGCCACTCTTTCAAACACCGGAAGAGGCAGCCCAAGATGCGGTTGATAACGATGTTCATGTCATCGGTATCAGTTCACAAGCAGCCGGTCACAAAACGCTGGCGCCAAAACTGGTTGAAGCGCTGCAAGCCGCGGGTGCCGGAGATATCATCGTAGTTTGTGGGGGCGTCATACCGCAGCAGGATTATGATTACCTATTTCAGCGCGGCGTAAAGGCAATCTTTGGCCCGGGTACCAACATCCCTAAAGCTGCCGCAGATATTTTGCGGCTCATCCGCGAAGCACGCGATTGA
- the nhaA gene encoding Na+/H+ antiporter NhaA has protein sequence MLSAVAALVIANSSLAGLYESFLGSYLAVTLNGTGLEKPLILWINDGLMAVFFFLIGLELKREIVEGKLKNPRDVILPGAAAVGGMAVPALVFFAFNSSSPETLGGWAIPAATDIAFALGVLALVGKRAPAALKVFLLTLAILDDLGAIVIIALFYTADLKIDYLLLSLIPLAGLVLLNRNGSHRIAPAILLGAVMWFLVLKSGVHATLAGVVTAFLIPIKDKYGKSPLHALEHGLTPYVLYGIVPIFAFANAGVVLSGIGISDLLAPLPLGIALGLIVGKQVGVFGVTFAMVKLGLARLPFGVTWAHIYGIACLAGIGFTMSLFIGGLSFSDPALMNEVRIGVLSGSVISAIVGYTVLVMASRGEERQPLAAETP, from the coding sequence ATGCTGTCCGCAGTTGCCGCATTGGTAATCGCCAATTCTTCACTGGCTGGGCTATACGAAAGTTTTCTCGGTTCGTATCTGGCCGTCACGCTGAATGGAACTGGCTTGGAAAAACCGTTGATCCTATGGATCAACGACGGCCTCATGGCGGTGTTCTTCTTCCTTATTGGCTTAGAGCTCAAACGCGAGATCGTCGAAGGAAAACTCAAGAACCCCCGAGACGTAATCCTTCCCGGCGCTGCGGCCGTCGGCGGCATGGCTGTACCTGCTCTAGTTTTCTTTGCCTTCAATAGCAGTTCGCCCGAAACTCTGGGCGGATGGGCCATTCCGGCAGCGACGGACATTGCCTTTGCTCTCGGCGTGCTCGCCCTTGTCGGAAAGCGCGCGCCCGCTGCGTTGAAAGTCTTCCTGCTCACACTCGCCATTCTCGACGATCTCGGCGCAATCGTGATTATCGCGCTATTTTACACCGCAGATCTCAAAATTGACTATCTTTTGTTGTCACTTATCCCGTTGGCAGGCCTTGTTCTGCTCAACAGGAATGGCAGCCACCGTATCGCGCCGGCTATTCTGCTTGGCGCTGTAATGTGGTTCCTAGTTCTCAAATCGGGGGTACACGCAACGCTGGCAGGGGTCGTAACCGCGTTCCTGATCCCGATTAAAGATAAATATGGGAAGTCGCCCCTGCACGCACTCGAACACGGTCTGACGCCGTATGTTCTTTACGGAATTGTGCCGATATTTGCCTTTGCAAATGCTGGCGTTGTCTTGAGCGGGATTGGCATTTCGGACCTGCTCGCTCCGCTCCCATTGGGGATTGCATTGGGGCTGATCGTTGGCAAGCAAGTGGGCGTTTTCGGCGTGACCTTTGCAATGGTAAAACTGGGATTGGCTAGGCTGCCTTTTGGCGTCACTTGGGCGCATATATATGGCATCGCCTGCCTTGCTGGTATCGGTTTCACGATGTCACTCTTCATAGGGGGGCTCAGCTTCTCTGACCCCGCCTTGATGAATGAAGTACGCATAGGCGTTCTTTCAGGATCGGTGATTTCGGCCATTGTTGGCTACACCGTCCTCGTGATGGCATCGCGCGGCGAAGAGCGGCAACCGTTGGCCGCCGAGACACCATAA